A window of Caretta caretta isolate rCarCar2 chromosome 11, rCarCar1.hap1, whole genome shotgun sequence contains these coding sequences:
- the IKZF2 gene encoding zinc finger protein Helios isoform X5, which produces MEDGKEREPGMDNNISLVPFERPAVIEKLTSNMGKRKSSTPQKFVGEKIMRFGYPDIHFDMNLTYEKEAELMQSHMMDQAINNAINYLGADALHPLMHHTPSTIAEVAPVISSAYAQVYHPNRIERPISRETADSHENNMDGPISLIRPKSRPQEREASPSNSCLDSTDSESSHEDRQSYQGNPALNPKRKQSPAYMKEDTKALDATKASKGSLKDIYKVFNGEGEQIRAFKCEHCRVLFLDHVMYTIHMGCHGYRDPLECNICGYRSQDRYEFSSHIVRGEHTFH; this is translated from the exons ATGGAAGATGGTAAGGAACGAGAGCCTGGGATGGACAACAATATTTCTCTGGTGCCTTTTGAGAGACCTGCTGTTATAGAGAAGCTGACAAGCAACATGGGAAAGCGTAAAAGCTCCACCCCACAGAAGTTTGTGG GTGAAAAGATCATGAGATTTGGCTATCCAGATATTCACTTTGATATGAACTTAACCTATGAGAAAGAGGCTGAACTGATGCAGTCTCACATGATGGACCAAGCCATCAACAATGCAATCAACTACCTTGGAGCTGACGCACTTCACCCCCTGATGCACCACACACCAAGCACAATTGCAGAGGTGGCCCCGGTCATCAGCTCAGCTTATGCTCAGGTCTATCATCCTAACAGGATAGAAAGGCCCATTAGCAGGGAAACAGCTGACAGTCATGAAAACAACATGGACGGCCCTATCTCCCTCATCAGACCAAAGAGTCGACCCCAGGAAAGAGAGGCCTCCCCCAGCAATAGCTGCCTGGATTCTACTGACTCGGAGAGCAGCCATGAAGACCGCCAATCCTACCAAGGAAACCCTGCCTTAAATCCCAAGAGGAAGCAAAGCCCAGCTTACATGAAGGAGGACACCAAGGCTTTGGATGCCACAAAGGCTTCTAAGGGCTCTTTAAAGGATATCTATAAGGTCTTCAATGGAGAAGGGGAGCAGATTAGGGCTTTTAAATGTGAGCACTGTCGAGTTCTTTTCCTAGACCACGTCATGTACACCATCCACATGGGTTGTCATGGCTACCGGGACCCATTAGAATGCAACATTTGTGGGTATCGAAGCCAGGACCGCTATGAGTTCTCATCGCACATTGTTCGAGGGGAGCATACATTCCACTAG